Proteins encoded by one window of Tunturibacter psychrotolerans:
- a CDS encoding TIM barrel protein yields the protein MNRRVFSQMMAAVVASPRWLKAVVSAGKGVRFSFMLWALERQAPFDRCVEIVAEAGYQGIELTGEFQKWSPEERRRIMARLRSLGIVVDSMSGVRAGFAVPEETEAFREQFVEHLRHAKELECPQVILLSGKRIANAAVQRVTAVENLKRAVEVAAKENIEIVIEPIDLIENPPIYLASVSDGFEIVRAVNMPQLKVLYDFYHEQRSFGNLIEKLEKNVDLVGLIHVADVPGRHEPGTGEIDYATIYAKLAELKYNRWIAMEYYPTEEPTASLKKAKMDAQRLLA from the coding sequence ATGAATCGCAGAGTTTTTTCTCAGATGATGGCGGCTGTAGTGGCTAGTCCGCGATGGCTGAAGGCCGTGGTGTCTGCGGGGAAGGGCGTGCGGTTTTCTTTTATGCTGTGGGCCCTGGAAAGGCAGGCTCCCTTCGACCGCTGCGTGGAGATCGTCGCGGAAGCTGGTTATCAGGGAATCGAGCTGACGGGAGAGTTTCAGAAGTGGTCCCCGGAGGAGAGACGGCGCATAATGGCGCGGCTACGTTCGCTGGGGATAGTGGTGGATTCGATGAGCGGTGTTCGAGCGGGTTTCGCGGTGCCGGAGGAGACGGAGGCGTTTCGCGAGCAGTTCGTGGAACATCTACGCCATGCGAAGGAACTCGAGTGCCCGCAGGTGATTTTGTTGTCCGGCAAACGGATTGCTAATGCGGCAGTACAGCGCGTGACCGCGGTTGAGAATTTGAAGCGTGCGGTGGAGGTTGCGGCGAAGGAGAACATTGAGATCGTGATCGAGCCGATCGATTTGATTGAGAATCCGCCGATCTACCTGGCGAGCGTGAGCGATGGATTCGAGATTGTGCGCGCTGTGAATATGCCGCAGCTGAAAGTGCTTTACGACTTCTACCATGAGCAGAGGAGTTTCGGGAATTTGATAGAGAAGCTGGAGAAAAATGTGGATTTGGTGGGGCTGATTCATGTGGCGGATGTGCCGGGAAGACATGAGCCTGGGACGGGAGAGATCGACTATGCGACGATCTACGCAAAGCTGGCGGAGCTGAAGTACAACCGGTGGATCGCGATGGAGTACTATCCGACGGAAGAGCCGACGGCGTCGCTGAAGAAGGCAAAGATGGACGCGCAGAGGTTGCTTGCATGA
- a CDS encoding ComEC/Rec2 family competence protein, which translates to MIQRVGRRLQEAVVSIGVGLLSGAACARVQAQDVPHAVASGTLRIFFVDVEGGQATLFVSPSGESLLIDAGWPGKDSRDANRIVAAAKEAGISKIDYLLITHYHDDHVGGVPQLVAQIPVATFIDHGPNRELDHGVTEHGYAEYQRVLASTGAHHIVARPGDRLPIHGLDVVVVSADGNLISEPVNGGGQPNLFCKSSETHPADETENGRSLGVLLTFGSLTILDLGDLTWDKERELMCPANKLGRIDIDVVSHHGWYQSNSPALIDAIHPRVAIMDNGAKKGGSIPTLKTIASAPGLERLWELHFSEEGGPQFNTAEKYIANPPGEDGHFLEVSADRNGSFKVRNSRTSFTERYTAR; encoded by the coding sequence ATGATTCAAAGGGTCGGCCGTCGGCTACAAGAAGCAGTGGTTTCGATAGGCGTAGGGCTTCTCTCTGGAGCGGCGTGCGCGCGAGTGCAAGCTCAAGACGTTCCCCATGCCGTCGCGAGCGGTACGCTGCGAATCTTCTTTGTCGATGTAGAAGGCGGTCAAGCTACGTTGTTCGTTTCGCCATCTGGGGAGTCGCTGCTCATCGATGCGGGCTGGCCGGGTAAGGATAGCCGGGATGCGAATAGAATCGTCGCCGCAGCAAAGGAAGCAGGAATCAGCAAGATTGACTATCTGCTGATCACTCACTATCACGACGACCATGTGGGCGGTGTTCCGCAACTGGTTGCCCAGATTCCTGTCGCAACTTTTATCGACCATGGTCCGAACCGGGAGCTCGATCATGGAGTCACGGAACATGGTTATGCAGAGTATCAGAGAGTTTTGGCTTCGACGGGCGCGCACCATATTGTGGCTCGGCCAGGTGATAGATTGCCGATCCACGGCCTTGATGTGGTGGTGGTGAGCGCGGATGGCAATCTGATCTCCGAACCTGTGAATGGTGGCGGTCAGCCTAACTTGTTTTGTAAAAGCTCCGAGACTCATCCTGCCGATGAGACCGAAAATGGTCGATCGCTTGGAGTATTGCTCACCTTCGGCAGTTTGACGATTCTTGATCTAGGCGATTTGACCTGGGATAAAGAAAGGGAGCTGATGTGCCCGGCCAACAAGCTTGGACGTATCGATATCGATGTTGTTTCCCATCACGGCTGGTATCAGAGCAACAGTCCTGCGTTGATCGACGCGATTCATCCTCGCGTTGCCATTATGGATAACGGTGCGAAGAAGGGTGGGTCTATCCCCACTCTGAAGACGATCGCAAGTGCACCGGGACTTGAGCGTCTGTGGGAGCTTCATTTCTCAGAAGAAGGTGGACCCCAGTTCAATACTGCGGAAAAATATATTGCTAATCCTCCTGGCGAAGACGGTCACTTTCTCGAAGTAAGTGCAGATCGTAATGGGAGCTTCAAGGTTCGCAACTCCAGAACCAGCTTTACGGAGAGATACACCGCACGTTAA
- a CDS encoding LacI family DNA-binding transcriptional regulator — translation MNIREVAKKAGVSTATVSRVVNGTVPVSAQIVRQVRSAIKSLGYYPNTHARTLGSGRSHMYGLIISDIANPFFPDIAKRFEHIAVEHGQELLIANTDYQPKRMQVCVRRMLERKVDGVAIMTSEMDPKLVQLLNRRGVPIVFLDTGRVGPNISNIFIDYVSGIEQAMDHLVSLGHTKIAFVSGPRTLSSAKIRSNAFVLSLEKNGLRHSANYMQIGNHRIDGGQVAMARLLKLSSPPTAVMASNDLTAIGMMRAIHAAGLRVPDDISVVGFDDIEISNFLQPPLSTIRVPRAEIAVSAFTALYAASHKHVNSGKEYRISTELVVRQTTGLVKG, via the coding sequence GTGAACATTCGAGAAGTAGCCAAAAAAGCCGGGGTCTCCACAGCCACTGTATCCCGAGTTGTCAATGGGACCGTTCCGGTCAGCGCTCAAATTGTGCGCCAAGTGCGCAGCGCGATAAAGTCCCTCGGCTATTATCCCAATACGCACGCACGTACCTTAGGCTCCGGTAGAAGCCATATGTACGGTCTCATTATCTCGGATATTGCGAACCCATTCTTCCCCGATATTGCGAAGCGCTTTGAGCACATCGCGGTAGAGCACGGGCAGGAACTTCTGATCGCGAATACTGATTATCAACCAAAACGAATGCAAGTATGCGTCCGCAGGATGCTAGAGCGCAAAGTAGATGGCGTCGCCATCATGACATCCGAGATGGATCCGAAACTCGTGCAGTTACTGAACAGGCGTGGCGTTCCAATTGTCTTCCTTGACACCGGGCGGGTGGGACCCAACATCAGTAACATCTTCATCGACTACGTCAGCGGTATCGAACAAGCCATGGACCACTTGGTTTCCTTGGGACACACTAAGATTGCTTTCGTTAGCGGCCCGCGGACCCTCTCGTCTGCCAAAATCCGCAGCAACGCTTTCGTGCTTTCTCTCGAGAAGAACGGCCTCAGGCATAGCGCCAACTATATGCAAATAGGCAACCATCGAATAGACGGGGGGCAGGTCGCGATGGCACGACTTCTGAAGTTGAGCAGCCCTCCAACCGCCGTAATGGCTTCGAATGACCTGACAGCGATCGGGATGATGCGTGCGATTCACGCCGCAGGGCTGCGCGTGCCGGACGATATCTCCGTGGTAGGCTTCGACGATATCGAGATTAGCAATTTTCTGCAGCCTCCGCTGAGTACCATTCGTGTTCCGCGTGCGGAGATTGCGGTTAGCGCTTTCACTGCTCTCTACGCAGCCAGCCACAAACACGTAAACAGCGGGAAAGAGTACCGGATCTCAACCGAACTCGTTGTGAGACAGACAACTGGTCTAGTCAAAGGTTAG
- a CDS encoding alpha-galactosidase, with product MKIQSIALKVLILLGSAITTSGAVAQISSSIRFDAQTKIFRIDAAGITYAFGVNAQNQLQSIYWGPQIGRDDLLRGPAANAGVAAFDPSFTTTPLEYAGWGAGLFVEPALKISFPDGNRDLVLQYASHSIEGNKLTVTLRDTSRDLFVDVHYHVDEATGIIARSSSVINRTHEPLVIEQIAAASWNLSPGTDYFLRYLTGRWAGEDTLQHQKILPGETILESRRGSTGHQNNPWFAIERGEQTDEDFGEVWFGALAWSGSWRITVEQDQVRNIRINGGFNPFDFAYSLKPGEKLESPVFYGGYSKDGIGGASRLLHHFELSRVLPQAPNPRPRPVIYNSWEATKFAVNETGQEALAEKAARIGVERFVMDDGWFGQRKDDHAGLGDWYVNPQKFPNGFKPMIDKVHSLGMDFGLWVEPEMVNPDSDLYRKHPDWVLNFPGRARSESRNQLVLNLARRDVRDYVYKFLDQLLSENDIAFLKWDYNRNWSEPGWPAVGASSDEQKKVYVAYIENLYGILGELRAKHPRVEIESCSGGGGRVDLGILTLTDEVWPSDNTDPFDRLRIQDGFTYAYTPGVMVAWVTDSPNWVNNRTTSLNYRFLSSMQGSLGVGANLDTWGPADFETAKTLIAAYKQIRETVQHGSLYRLISPQGGSEYSATESVSIDKQQAVLFAFLHSSQMGYPFPQIRLRGLNPTTQYRVTPISGALAKETPAIASGSYWMRHGLEVNLKGDMQASAFKFEDNSAVHSSN from the coding sequence ATGAAGATTCAATCGATTGCATTAAAGGTTCTGATCCTTCTTGGATCTGCTATAACCACCTCCGGAGCAGTGGCTCAGATATCTTCATCGATTCGCTTTGATGCCCAGACCAAGATCTTTCGCATTGATGCAGCAGGCATCACCTATGCTTTTGGCGTGAATGCGCAGAATCAGCTGCAGTCTATCTACTGGGGCCCACAGATCGGGAGGGATGACCTGCTTCGCGGCCCAGCCGCAAACGCTGGTGTTGCGGCCTTCGATCCTTCGTTTACAACAACGCCGCTCGAGTACGCCGGTTGGGGGGCTGGCCTCTTCGTCGAACCCGCATTGAAGATAAGCTTTCCCGATGGCAATCGTGATCTTGTGTTGCAGTACGCCTCGCACAGCATCGAGGGAAATAAACTTACCGTTACACTTCGAGACACCTCACGGGATTTGTTCGTTGATGTGCATTATCACGTGGACGAAGCGACAGGTATTATCGCGCGCTCCTCTTCAGTCATTAACCGAACTCACGAACCGCTCGTCATTGAGCAGATAGCTGCTGCTAGCTGGAACCTATCCCCGGGAACAGACTATTTTCTTCGCTATCTGACCGGTCGATGGGCAGGTGAGGACACCCTTCAGCACCAGAAGATTCTTCCTGGGGAGACGATACTCGAAAGTCGGCGTGGATCGACCGGACACCAGAACAACCCATGGTTCGCAATCGAACGCGGCGAGCAAACCGACGAGGATTTTGGCGAAGTCTGGTTCGGAGCGCTTGCGTGGAGCGGGTCGTGGCGCATCACTGTCGAACAGGATCAAGTGCGAAATATCCGCATCAATGGTGGATTCAATCCGTTCGATTTTGCTTACAGCCTCAAGCCCGGGGAGAAACTCGAATCTCCTGTTTTTTACGGAGGCTACTCCAAAGATGGGATCGGAGGAGCATCGCGTTTGCTGCATCATTTTGAGCTATCACGCGTTTTGCCACAGGCACCGAACCCTAGACCCCGTCCCGTGATTTACAACTCGTGGGAAGCTACAAAATTTGCTGTCAATGAGACTGGCCAAGAAGCACTGGCAGAGAAGGCAGCACGCATTGGCGTGGAGCGGTTTGTGATGGACGACGGCTGGTTTGGCCAAAGAAAAGACGACCATGCAGGGCTCGGTGACTGGTATGTCAATCCGCAGAAATTTCCGAATGGGTTCAAGCCAATGATCGATAAAGTGCATTCGCTGGGCATGGACTTCGGCCTGTGGGTCGAGCCGGAGATGGTCAATCCAGATAGTGATCTGTATCGCAAACATCCCGACTGGGTGCTGAATTTTCCAGGACGGGCGCGCAGTGAATCGCGCAATCAACTGGTCTTAAACCTTGCACGTCGGGATGTCAGAGATTACGTTTACAAGTTTCTTGACCAACTATTGAGCGAGAATGACATTGCATTCTTAAAGTGGGACTACAACCGAAATTGGTCGGAGCCCGGGTGGCCTGCGGTCGGCGCAAGCTCCGACGAACAAAAGAAAGTTTATGTCGCGTATATCGAGAATCTCTATGGCATCCTTGGCGAACTGCGGGCGAAGCACCCCAGGGTGGAAATCGAGTCATGTTCGGGCGGCGGTGGGCGCGTCGACCTTGGCATTCTGACGCTAACCGATGAAGTCTGGCCCTCGGATAATACGGACCCCTTCGACCGGTTGCGGATTCAAGATGGATTCACCTACGCTTATACGCCAGGCGTAATGGTTGCTTGGGTCACGGACTCTCCTAACTGGGTAAATAACCGCACGACTTCGCTGAACTATCGTTTTCTATCCTCGATGCAAGGGTCGCTAGGTGTCGGCGCAAATCTAGACACCTGGGGACCTGCCGATTTCGAAACAGCGAAGACGCTTATCGCTGCATATAAGCAGATCCGCGAGACAGTGCAGCACGGTTCACTCTATCGCCTCATCTCGCCACAGGGGGGTAGCGAGTACTCAGCCACCGAATCCGTGTCGATCGATAAGCAACAGGCAGTGCTGTTTGCATTCTTGCACTCAAGTCAGATGGGCTACCCTTTCCCACAGATCAGACTTCGGGGACTAAACCCGACGACGCAATATCGCGTAACTCCGATCTCAGGAGCACTCGCAAAAGAGACACCAGCCATTGCGTCGGGAAGTTATTGGATGAGACATGGATTGGAGGTAAACCTCAAAGGTGACATGCAGGCCTCGGCCTTTAAGTTCGAGGACAATTCAGCAGTTCACTCGAGTAATTGA
- a CDS encoding galactitol-1-phosphate 5-dehydrogenase, giving the protein MKALLLSEYNDLQVTEMERPVPEADEVLVEVAACGICGSDVHGYDGSSGRRIPPIVMGHEAAGIVAGVGSQVSGLSVGDRVTFDSTVYCGECSFCQRGEVNLCDHREVIGVSCGDYRRTGAFAEYLVVPARIIYRLPDKFSFAEAAMLEAVSVALHGVAVSAMKYDEVVLVIGAGMIGLLLLQAARAAGAVRVFVSDVDETRLRLAKELGADATYCMSGAALIDEMARVTKGRGVDVVLEAVGREETIRTAIDCVRKGGTVTLVGNISPQVALPLQKIVSRQIRLQGSCASAGEYPEAISLIAEGVIKVKPLITAVAPLEEGSSWFSRLHAREPNLMKIVLDPRMRKDEKTAQVTR; this is encoded by the coding sequence ATGAAAGCACTGCTTCTCTCTGAATATAACGATCTCCAGGTGACCGAGATGGAGCGCCCTGTACCAGAGGCGGATGAAGTATTGGTAGAGGTTGCGGCATGCGGTATCTGCGGCAGCGATGTGCACGGTTACGATGGCTCCAGTGGCAGACGAATTCCTCCCATCGTGATGGGACATGAGGCGGCTGGTATTGTGGCTGGCGTTGGCTCGCAGGTGAGCGGACTGTCCGTTGGGGATCGGGTAACGTTCGATTCGACGGTTTATTGTGGAGAGTGCAGTTTTTGCCAGAGGGGCGAGGTCAATCTCTGCGATCACCGAGAGGTGATCGGGGTGTCATGCGGGGACTATCGCCGCACGGGCGCGTTTGCAGAGTATCTTGTGGTGCCTGCCCGAATTATTTACAGATTGCCCGACAAGTTTTCGTTTGCGGAGGCGGCGATGCTGGAAGCGGTGTCTGTCGCTCTGCATGGAGTTGCGGTGTCGGCGATGAAGTACGATGAAGTGGTTCTGGTGATTGGCGCGGGGATGATTGGACTGCTGTTACTGCAGGCAGCCCGGGCTGCGGGGGCAGTCCGGGTCTTCGTTTCAGACGTTGACGAGACGCGGTTACGTCTCGCGAAGGAACTGGGGGCCGATGCAACATACTGCATGTCCGGGGCAGCGCTGATCGACGAGATGGCTCGTGTCACCAAGGGCCGTGGTGTGGATGTTGTACTGGAAGCGGTAGGGCGCGAAGAGACGATCCGAACGGCAATCGACTGTGTACGAAAGGGTGGTACGGTGACTCTGGTAGGAAATATCTCTCCGCAGGTAGCATTGCCGCTGCAGAAAATTGTGTCGAGGCAGATACGGTTGCAGGGATCGTGCGCATCGGCGGGTGAGTATCCTGAGGCTATCAGTCTGATCGCAGAGGGCGTCATCAAGGTGAAGCCGTTAATTACCGCGGTTGCTCCACTCGAGGAAGGATCGTCGTGGTTCTCACGTCTGCACGCGCGTGAGCCGAACCTGATGAAGATTGTGCTTGACCCTCGCATGCGAAAAGACGAGAAGACCGCGCAGGTGACACGGTGA
- a CDS encoding CRTAC1 family protein yields the protein MDLMFRRLIVFCLLNPLLVSIALAQTKKAEDVTSSESAPTVASPGKFVDITAKSHLIFNSQASHTPTKYLIETMGSGVALFDYDNDGLLDIFFVNGAPLSSTTPKGTIPQKTDSNYWNRLFHQKKDGTFEDVTEKAGLQGIGYGMGVAVGDYDNDGYEDLYVTSYGGNRLYHNNGNGTFTDVTERSGTGGSGWSTSAAWVDLDNDGLLDLVVLRYLKWDFDDVWCGEHREGYRAYCHPDIFPAISALVYHNDGGGKFSEVSAKMGLDKPGKGLGIAIGDFDRDGKIDLAVANDSMLEFLYRNKGNGTFEDVGLSAEIAVDGEGRTYAGMGIDFQDFNGDGLPDLIITNLANQKYALYSNNGDGSFTYDSYMTGIGGMTLLHSGWGIHFLDYDNDGRKDLLVAQGHDLDTIQLNYPQLRYKEPMLLAHNTGKRFVDVSSQSGDVFHQAWAGRGLAVGDIDNDGRIDAVVTTNDGPAYLLRNETPTSNHWITLTLVGHRSNRDGIGAEIKITTSLGPQYNIVSTAGSYLSSSDRRVHFGLGSDTRVKTIEVHWPSGIVQTLNDIPADQILKIDEPAETPAKR from the coding sequence ATGGATCTGATGTTCAGACGTTTGATCGTCTTTTGTTTGCTGAACCCGCTCCTGGTCTCTATTGCGTTAGCGCAAACAAAAAAGGCTGAAGATGTGACATCGTCAGAATCCGCACCTACAGTTGCATCCCCAGGTAAGTTTGTAGACATCACGGCAAAAAGCCATCTGATCTTCAACAGCCAAGCGAGCCATACTCCGACGAAGTATCTGATCGAGACCATGGGATCCGGGGTGGCCCTCTTTGATTACGATAACGACGGTCTACTGGACATTTTCTTTGTAAACGGTGCCCCCTTGTCAAGCACCACGCCGAAGGGCACCATTCCGCAGAAGACCGATTCGAATTACTGGAATCGACTCTTCCATCAAAAAAAGGATGGAACCTTTGAAGATGTTACAGAGAAGGCTGGCCTCCAAGGAATTGGCTATGGAATGGGAGTAGCCGTCGGCGACTACGATAACGACGGATACGAAGACCTCTACGTTACCTCTTATGGCGGCAATCGCCTCTATCACAACAACGGGAATGGAACCTTTACCGATGTCACTGAAAGATCTGGTACAGGTGGCAGCGGATGGTCAACCTCGGCGGCCTGGGTCGATCTCGATAATGATGGACTTCTGGATCTCGTTGTTCTGCGCTACCTTAAGTGGGACTTTGACGACGTCTGGTGCGGTGAGCACAGGGAGGGCTATCGAGCGTACTGCCATCCAGATATCTTTCCCGCGATCTCTGCGCTCGTTTACCACAACGACGGGGGCGGGAAATTTAGTGAAGTTTCGGCAAAGATGGGCCTCGACAAGCCTGGCAAGGGACTAGGCATCGCCATCGGTGATTTCGATAGAGATGGAAAGATCGACCTCGCAGTAGCGAATGATTCCATGCTGGAGTTCCTCTATCGAAATAAGGGTAATGGAACATTTGAGGATGTCGGTTTGTCAGCGGAGATTGCCGTTGATGGCGAAGGTCGAACCTACGCCGGCATGGGTATCGATTTCCAGGACTTCAACGGCGACGGCCTACCTGATCTGATCATTACTAACCTTGCTAACCAAAAATACGCCCTCTACAGCAACAACGGAGACGGGAGCTTTACGTACGACAGTTACATGACAGGGATTGGAGGCATGACTCTCTTGCATTCAGGTTGGGGCATCCACTTCCTCGACTACGACAACGATGGGCGAAAGGACCTGCTGGTCGCGCAAGGCCACGATCTTGATACGATCCAACTCAACTATCCCCAACTTCGCTATAAGGAACCGATGTTGCTGGCCCACAATACTGGCAAACGCTTTGTCGATGTTTCAAGTCAATCTGGAGACGTTTTTCATCAAGCTTGGGCAGGCCGAGGGCTAGCCGTAGGGGACATCGACAACGACGGACGTATCGATGCTGTTGTCACGACGAATGACGGTCCCGCTTACCTGCTGCGCAACGAAACTCCAACTTCGAATCACTGGATCACTTTGACCCTGGTAGGTCACCGCAGCAACCGCGACGGGATCGGCGCAGAGATCAAGATCACTACCTCGCTCGGCCCCCAATACAACATCGTTTCTACAGCCGGGAGCTATCTCTCCTCCAGTGATCGGAGAGTCCATTTCGGCTTAGGTTCAGACACAAGGGTAAAGACAATCGAAGTTCATTGGCCTAGCGGCATCGTACAGACCCTCAATGATATCCCCGCAGATCAAATCCTCAAGATCGATGAGCCTGCAGAAACGCCTGCAAAACGATGA
- a CDS encoding SDR family NAD(P)-dependent oxidoreductase, whose translation MSIKLFDLTGQVALVTGASRGLGQYLSRALAGAGADLILTSRRKEDLLPFICEIEAMGQRAVPVALDVRDQSSIEQMAEAALAAYGKVHILVNNAGCNVRKPAFEVTWDDWNLVLDTNLRGSFFVAQQIARRMQAEQYGRIINIGSVTSVFGYAGLAPYGASRGGIRQLTMSLADDWGRYGITVNCLAPGWFETAQNRVMYENKEWVEYLVDRIPLKRPGEPHDLDGAVVFLASEASRYVTGQTLLVDGGISTGAMRATINKHSANDSDIREG comes from the coding sequence GTGAGCATAAAGTTATTTGATCTGACGGGACAGGTGGCGTTGGTCACTGGAGCGAGTCGTGGGTTGGGCCAGTATCTTTCGCGGGCTCTTGCTGGAGCAGGCGCTGATTTGATTCTTACGAGCCGACGAAAAGAGGATCTGCTGCCATTTATCTGCGAGATTGAAGCGATGGGCCAGCGCGCTGTTCCGGTAGCGTTGGATGTGAGGGACCAGAGCAGCATTGAGCAGATGGCGGAGGCCGCGCTCGCAGCTTATGGGAAGGTTCATATCCTCGTGAACAATGCGGGATGCAATGTTAGGAAGCCGGCCTTCGAGGTGACCTGGGATGATTGGAACCTGGTACTGGATACAAATTTGCGCGGCAGTTTTTTTGTCGCTCAGCAGATCGCAAGGCGGATGCAGGCGGAACAGTACGGTCGCATCATCAATATCGGATCGGTCACGAGCGTCTTCGGTTATGCAGGACTTGCACCGTATGGGGCCAGCCGCGGCGGCATCCGACAGCTCACGATGAGTCTGGCGGATGATTGGGGGAGGTATGGGATTACGGTGAACTGTCTCGCACCCGGGTGGTTTGAGACCGCACAAAATCGCGTGATGTACGAAAACAAGGAATGGGTTGAGTATCTTGTTGATCGAATTCCTCTGAAGCGGCCGGGCGAGCCGCACGACCTTGACGGCGCAGTTGTTTTTCTCGCGTCCGAGGCGAGCCGTTACGTAACAGGGCAGACGCTATTAGTCGACGGAGGCATCTCCACCGGGGCCATGCGCGCCACGATTAACAAACATTCTGCGAACGATTCGGACATTAGGGAGGGCTAG